A genomic region of Pristiophorus japonicus isolate sPriJap1 chromosome 20, sPriJap1.hap1, whole genome shotgun sequence contains the following coding sequences:
- the LOC139232843 gene encoding transcription initiation factor TFIID subunit 6-like encodes MVTRRRWITERKLQTQPNGCQQMFLSCFKTKRKGKDKKKSLLDGGVMKLKPRTTHELSVEQQLYYKEITEACVGSCEAKRAEALQSIATDPGLYQMLPRFSTFISEGVRVNVVQNNLALLIYLMRMVKALMDNPTLYLEKYLHELIPAVVTCIVSRQLCLRPDVDNHWALRDFAARLMAQICKNFSTTTNNIQSRITKTFTKSWLDDKTPWTTRYGCIAGLAELGHDVIKTLIIQRLQIEGERVRAVLDGPVVSNIDKIGADHVQSLLLKHCAPVVAKIRSTPDNQESYKTDYGYLGPMLCTHVVKARAQAAMQAQQVNRTTLTITQPRPTLTISQAPQTTQTSRAPSIIKVPSSITLPMQTLVSARPSTPTQPSPSPTKFIMMSSASGSSSTQQPRPTLTISQSPQSSQPTTTSSIFKVPSSITLPMQTLLTRPSTPTQSSPSPTNYIVMSSSSGSSSTQQVITLRTTPCGTGSTSPVTTTVPSIQPIVKLVSTSQTAPSSTVTGNAQKYIVVSLPSASDSKAQSNSSTLQQHAPK; translated from the exons ATGGTCACACGGCGACGCTGGATAACCGAGAGGAAACTTCAAACGCAACCCAACGGATGTCAACAGATGTTCTTATCCTGCTTCAAGAcaaaaagaaaag GTAAAGATAAGAAGAAGTCgctgctggatggtggtgtgatgaAACTGAAGCCTCGGACCACGCACGAACTGTCGGTGGAGCAGCAGCTGTATTACAAGGAGATCACCGAGGCCTGCGTGGGATCCTGTGAAGCCAAGAGAGCA GAGGCGCTGCAGAGCATAGCCACGGACCCAGGCTTGTACCAAATGCtgcccagattcagcaccttcatatCGGAAGGG GTCCGTGTGAACGTGGTGCAGAATAACCTGGCCCTCCTAATCTACCTGATGCGGATGGTGAAAGCCTTGATGGACAATCCTACACTTTACCTGGAGAAATAC CTGCACGAACTGATCCCTGCCGTGGTAACGTGCATCGTGAGCCGACAGCTGTGCTTGCGGCCAGACGTGGACAACCACTGGGCTCTGCGGGACTTCGCCGCACGACTCATGGCCCAGATCTGCAAGAACTTCAGCACCACCACAAACAACATCCAGTCCCGTATCACCAAAACCTTCACCAAG AGTTGGCTGGACGACAAGACTCCCTGGACAACTCGGTATGGCTGCATTGCCGGATTGGCTGAACTGGGCCACGAT GTGATCAAGACTCTGATTATCCAGCGACTTCAGATCGAAGGGGAGCGTGTCCGAGCTGTTCTCGATGGACCCGTCGTCAGCAACATCGACAAAATCGGAGCGGACCACGTCCAAAGCTTACTCCTG AAACATTGTGCACCAGTCGTAGCGAAAATCCGCTCCACTCCCGACAACCAGGAGTCCTACAAAACGGACTACGGCTACCTGGGCCCCATGCTGTGCACCCACGTGGTGAAGGCACGTGCCCAGGCTGCCATGCAGGCCCAGCAGGTGAACAGGACCACGCTGACCATCACACAG CCCAGACCTACCCTCACGATATCACAGGCTCCACAAACCACCCAGACGTCGAGGGCACCCAGCATCATCAAAGTGCCCAGCTCCATCACACTGCCCATGCAGACCCTAGTCTCTGCCCGCCCGTCCACGCCAACCCAGCCCTCGCCATCCCCCACCAAGTTCATCATGATGTCTTCAGCCTCCGGTTCATCCAGCACGCAGCAG CCTCGACCCACGCTGACCATCTCCCAGAGCCCGCAATCGTCTCAACCCACCACTACCTCCAGCATCTTCAAGGTCCCCAGCTCCATCACGCTGCCCATGCAGACGCTGCTCACGCGCCCGTCGACCCCCACCCAGTCGTCTCCGTCTCCAACCAACTATATCGTGATGTCTTCGAGCTCTGGCTCCTCCAGCACGCAACAG GTGATCACGCTGAGGACCACGCCGTGTGGAACCGGCAGCACATCTCCCGTCACCACCACAGTGCCCAGCATTCAACCCATCGTCAAGCTGGTCTCCACCTCCCAGACCGCACCCAGTAGCACAGTGACCGGGAACGCCCAGAAATACATTGTGGTGTCCCTTCCGTCGGCCTCGGACAGCAAGGCTCAGTCCAACAGCAGCACCTTGCAGCAGCACGCGCCCAAATGA